The following coding sequences are from one Clostridioides difficile ATCC 9689 = DSM 1296 window:
- a CDS encoding desulfoferrodoxin family protein codes for MCSEQKFFICETCGNLVGMIQSGGVPIFCCGKPMKELVPNTTDAAVEKHVPVIEVDGNNVTVKVSSTTHPMTKEHHIAWVYLMTEQGGQRKCLAVDGEPVVKFALNDDDKVISAYAYCNLHGLWKAEL; via the coding sequence ATGTGTAGTGAACAAAAATTTTTTATATGTGAGACTTGTGGAAACCTTGTAGGAATGATACAAAGTGGTGGTGTACCTATTTTCTGTTGTGGAAAACCTATGAAGGAACTTGTTCCTAATACAACAGATGCAGCAGTTGAAAAACATGTACCTGTAATTGAAGTGGATGGAAATAATGTTACTGTTAAAGTAAGTAGCACAACTCATCCAATGACTAAAGAACATCATATAGCATGGGTGTATCTTATGACTGAACAAGGTGGTCAACGCAAATGTCTAGCAGTAGATGGAGAACCTGTAGTTAAATTTGCTTTGAATGATGATGATAAAGTGATTTCTGCCTATGCTTACTGTAATTTACATGGATTATGGAAGGCTGAACTGTAA
- a CDS encoding MBL fold metallo-hydrolase: protein MERLKIQVLVDNNTYIDRYFVGEPAVSYYIEIDGNRILFDSGYSDVFISNAEKLNIDLGNLTHVVFSHGHNDHTRGIQFLENRYDLSTVELISHPNCFIPRKHGEKSIGAPFSAEEIKNIFMYNPKDKPFNLSKNCVFLGEIPSINDFEKRAKIGKCKIGDLWEDDYVLDDSAIVCKTDKGIFIVTGCSHSGICNIVEYAKKVCGDDRVIGILGGFHLFELNNRLDSTIQYLDKEEMRMLYPCHCVSFKVKAKMNEILNINEVGVGLTISI, encoded by the coding sequence ATGGAAAGATTGAAGATACAAGTTTTAGTTGACAATAATACTTATATTGATAGATACTTTGTTGGAGAACCAGCAGTAAGCTATTATATTGAGATTGATGGAAATAGGATTTTGTTTGACTCAGGGTATTCAGATGTATTCATATCAAACGCTGAAAAATTAAATATAGATTTAGGAAATTTAACTCATGTTGTTTTTTCTCATGGGCATAATGACCATACAAGAGGTATCCAGTTTCTAGAAAATAGGTATGATTTATCTACAGTTGAACTTATTTCACATCCTAACTGTTTTATACCTAGAAAACATGGAGAGAAAAGCATAGGAGCTCCATTTTCTGCTGAGGAAATTAAAAATATTTTTATGTATAATCCTAAGGATAAGCCATTTAATCTAAGTAAGAATTGTGTGTTTTTAGGTGAAATACCTTCTATAAATGATTTTGAAAAAAGAGCTAAAATTGGTAAATGTAAAATAGGAGATTTGTGGGAAGATGATTATGTTTTAGATGATTCTGCTATAGTTTGTAAAACTGATAAAGGTATTTTTATTGTTACAGGATGTTCTCATAGTGGAATTTGTAATATAGTAGAGTATGCTAAAAAGGTATGTGGAGATGATAGAGTTATTGGTATACTAGGTGGTTTTCATCTTTTTGAATTGAATAATAGGTTAGATAGTACAATACAATATTTGGATAAAGAAGAAATGAGAATGTTGTACCCTTGTCACTGTGTTTCTTTTAAGGTAAAAGCGAAGATGAATGAAATATTGAATATAAATGAAGTTGGAGTAGGGCTGACCATAAGTATATAG
- the rbr gene encoding rubrerythrin produces MNLKGTKTEKNLMAGFAGESEARNKYTYYASKARKEGYNQIAAIFEETANNEKEHAKLWFKLLHDGMPSTEENLKDAAAGENYEWTDMYAKFAKEAREEGFDKIAYLFEAVGKIEKEHEERYLKLLENLNEGKIFKRDEEVVWQCQNCGHVYVGTEAPEKCPVCDHPKAYFNIKAENY; encoded by the coding sequence ATGAACTTAAAAGGAACTAAAACAGAAAAGAATTTAATGGCAGGATTTGCAGGAGAGTCAGAAGCAAGAAATAAATATACATACTACGCTTCAAAAGCAAGAAAAGAAGGTTATAATCAAATAGCTGCTATATTTGAAGAAACTGCTAACAATGAAAAGGAACATGCTAAATTATGGTTTAAACTTTTACATGATGGTATGCCTTCAACAGAGGAAAATTTAAAGGATGCAGCAGCAGGTGAAAACTATGAATGGACTGATATGTATGCAAAATTTGCTAAAGAAGCTAGAGAAGAAGGATTTGACAAGATAGCTTATTTATTTGAAGCTGTTGGAAAAATAGAGAAAGAGCATGAAGAAAGATACTTAAAGCTTTTAGAAAACTTAAATGAAGGAAAAATATTTAAAAGAGATGAAGAAGTTGTTTGGCAATGTCAAAACTGTGGTCATGTGTATGTAGGTACTGAAGCACCAGAAAAATGCCCAGTATGTGACCATCCAAAAGCATATTTCAATATAAAAGCTGAAAATTATTAA
- a CDS encoding glutamate synthase-related protein, whose product MSIYKCSVCGYIYDESKNDKTWDELSEDWECPVCTKGRSYFGKISTVYYEEDEKIAEDIVEDESKLNTEKEGDLNYLSTYLRRDDEVEKHMDIIHEMAVTGKSIIEPMRTKLPVISWDDILIMGAQLNPLPLNEHDEVNTTTIIGKKAKKPMIIENPVYISHMSFGALSKELKIALAKGAAQNKTAMCSGEGGILPEEKEASYKYIFEYVPNKYSVTEENLKNSDAIEIKIGQGTKPGMGGHLPGEKVTEEIAKVRNKPVGQDVISPSCFEEIQSKEDLKKLVDELREVSEGRPIGVKISAGHIEKDMEFIAYAKPDFVTIDGRGGATGASPKLLKDATSIPTIFALYRARKYIDTHGLDIDLVITGGLRISTDFAKAIAMGADAVAIASSALMAAACQQYRICGSGKCPVGVATQDEELRKRLHIENSANRVANFLNVSLEELKTFARISGHKDIHDLSVDDLYTVNSEISNYTNIQHV is encoded by the coding sequence ATGTCAATTTATAAATGTAGTGTTTGTGGATATATTTATGATGAATCTAAGAATGATAAAACATGGGATGAATTAAGTGAAGATTGGGAATGCCCTGTATGTACAAAAGGTCGTAGTTATTTTGGAAAGATAAGTACTGTTTACTATGAAGAAGATGAAAAGATAGCAGAAGACATAGTTGAAGATGAATCTAAATTAAATACTGAAAAAGAGGGAGATTTAAATTACTTAAGTACATATTTAAGAAGAGATGATGAAGTTGAGAAACATATGGATATAATTCACGAAATGGCTGTTACAGGAAAATCTATAATAGAACCTATGAGAACTAAACTACCAGTAATTTCTTGGGATGATATTTTAATTATGGGTGCTCAATTAAATCCATTACCTTTAAATGAGCATGATGAAGTAAATACAACAACAATAATAGGAAAAAAAGCAAAGAAACCTATGATTATAGAAAATCCAGTTTATATTTCCCACATGTCATTTGGAGCTTTGTCTAAAGAACTAAAAATAGCTTTAGCAAAGGGTGCAGCCCAAAATAAGACAGCTATGTGTAGTGGTGAAGGAGGTATATTACCAGAAGAGAAGGAAGCTTCATACAAGTATATTTTTGAGTATGTACCAAATAAATATAGTGTAACTGAAGAAAATCTTAAAAATTCTGATGCTATAGAGATAAAAATTGGTCAAGGAACAAAACCTGGTATGGGAGGTCATCTTCCTGGCGAAAAAGTAACTGAAGAAATAGCAAAAGTAAGAAATAAGCCTGTAGGTCAAGATGTAATAAGTCCATCTTGTTTTGAGGAAATACAATCCAAAGAAGATTTAAAGAAACTTGTAGATGAACTTAGAGAAGTTTCAGAAGGGCGTCCAATAGGTGTTAAAATTTCAGCAGGTCATATTGAAAAAGATATGGAATTTATAGCTTATGCTAAACCTGATTTTGTAACTATTGATGGTCGTGGTGGAGCTACTGGAGCAAGTCCAAAGTTGCTTAAAGATGCAACTTCAATTCCAACAATATTTGCTCTTTATCGTGCTAGAAAATACATAGATACACATGGATTAGATATAGATTTGGTTATAACAGGTGGGCTTCGTATATCTACTGATTTTGCTAAGGCAATTGCTATGGGTGCTGATGCAGTTGCTATTGCAAGTTCTGCTCTTATGGCAGCGGCGTGTCAACAATATCGTATATGTGGTTCTGGTAAGTGTCCTGTAGGAGTAGCTACTCAGGATGAGGAATTGAGAAAAAGATTACATATAGAAAACAGTGCTAATAGAGTGGCAAACTTTTTAAATGTAAGTTTAGAAGAACTTAAGACTTTTGCTAGAATTTCTGGTCATAAAGATATACATGATTTAAGTGTTGATGATTTATATACTGTTAACTCTGAAATATCAAATTATACAAACATACAGCATGTATAG
- a CDS encoding membrane protein, with product MQKSVKKAKVTGSMLAIFGVASVLFSSHAGGGFATGNQETQYYVQYGWTAPLMAILAMIILTATMREVIIMYNNNNCRNYKDLFCELWRPYPKLEIIWEIYYYLMVLIAVSAVIAGAAAVFQSIGVNYFVAVFIIGVVLLVFTIFGAMLVSKAATAMTIAILVCTLTIFIVGIKAKVPEITEILSNRTSFTPGYIKPILNTFIYAGFQSVVIPTLAGCSRPLLKNSKEATKAMIISFVMNAIALGLAVTMLMGWYREIIAAGQTTLPTLYVAGQSGNHTIYIIYNVALFLCLMSTGVTTIFGLVNRFEDHKALSFLSSRMKRRVFTACAIMVVSMLISLTGLSNIVKYGYGYCGYLGLFTIVIPFLTLGHYKNKKFAKENPEAKWPAELNENVN from the coding sequence ATGCAAAAAAGTGTAAAGAAAGCAAAAGTAACGGGCTCTATGTTAGCTATTTTTGGTGTTGCAAGCGTTCTTTTTAGTTCACATGCAGGAGGAGGATTTGCTACAGGGAATCAAGAAACTCAGTACTATGTGCAGTATGGATGGACAGCACCACTTATGGCAATTTTAGCAATGATTATACTTACTGCTACCATGAGAGAAGTTATCATAATGTATAATAATAACAATTGTAGGAATTATAAGGATTTATTTTGTGAGCTTTGGAGACCATATCCAAAACTTGAAATAATATGGGAGATATATTACTATCTAATGGTTTTAATAGCTGTAAGTGCTGTTATAGCAGGTGCAGCAGCAGTATTTCAAAGTATAGGAGTAAATTATTTTGTAGCTGTATTTATTATTGGAGTTGTACTTCTTGTCTTTACTATATTTGGTGCTATGCTTGTATCTAAAGCAGCTACAGCAATGACAATAGCTATTCTAGTATGTACTCTTACTATTTTTATTGTTGGTATAAAAGCTAAAGTACCAGAAATAACTGAAATATTATCAAATAGAACGAGTTTCACACCTGGCTATATCAAGCCAATACTTAATACTTTTATTTATGCAGGTTTTCAATCGGTTGTTATACCTACACTTGCAGGATGTTCAAGACCACTTCTTAAGAACTCAAAAGAAGCTACTAAGGCAATGATAATTTCATTTGTTATGAATGCAATTGCATTAGGACTTGCTGTAACTATGCTAATGGGATGGTATAGAGAAATTATTGCTGCTGGGCAAACAACACTCCCTACTCTTTATGTTGCAGGTCAATCTGGAAATCATACTATATACATAATTTATAATGTTGCATTATTCCTTTGTTTAATGTCTACAGGAGTAACTACTATATTTGGTCTTGTAAATAGATTTGAAGACCATAAAGCACTTTCTTTCCTTTCTTCAAGAATGAAAAGAAGGGTATTTACAGCTTGTGCAATAATGGTAGTGTCAATGCTTATATCACTTACAGGATTAAGTAATATTGTTAAATATGGATATGGATATTGTGGTTATCTTGGTCTATTCACTATAGTAATTCCATTCCTTACACTAGGACATTATAAGAATAAGAAGTTTGCAAAGGAAAATCCAGAAGCTAAATGGCCAGCGGAATTAAATGAAAATGTAAATTAG
- a CDS encoding Fur family transcriptional regulator, translating into MKFSKQRELILNEILNNPVHPTADYLYENLKKDNPNLSLGTVYRNLAQLTEHGFIRKVSIPGYPDRFDGRIDNHYHIICEVCGEVYDLESEVLNNLQELISEETDIKITSYNISFKGICNNCKRCSQVG; encoded by the coding sequence ATGAAATTTTCTAAACAACGAGAACTGATTTTAAATGAAATATTAAATAATCCGGTTCATCCTACTGCGGATTACCTATATGAAAACTTAAAAAAAGATAATCCAAATTTAAGCTTAGGAACTGTGTATAGAAATTTAGCTCAGCTAACGGAACATGGCTTTATAAGAAAGGTTAGTATTCCAGGGTATCCAGATAGATTTGATGGTCGAATAGATAATCACTATCATATCATATGTGAAGTATGTGGAGAGGTATACGATTTAGAATCCGAAGTTCTTAATAATTTACAAGAATTAATATCTGAGGAGACAGACATAAAAATAACATCTTATAACATAAGTTTTAAAGGGATTTGTAATAATTGTAAAAGGTGTAGCCAAGTAGGTTAG